In one Brassica oleracea var. oleracea cultivar TO1000 chromosome C9, BOL, whole genome shotgun sequence genomic region, the following are encoded:
- the LOC106317432 gene encoding uncharacterized protein LOC106317432, with amino-acid sequence MKISIYIVLTILFISMVCYKIPYTEARQLRETDSADRDHHFTAGRTDDFGPTYPGNSPGIGHKLKENNEIVDAFKDDFKPMTPGHSLGSGYVVNNGPKA; translated from the coding sequence ATGAAAATCTCAATTTATATCGTTCTTACCATTCTCTTCATTTCGATGGTATGTTATAAAATACCATACACTGAGGCAAGGCAGTTGCGAGAAACCGACAGTGCAGATCGTGATCATCATTTCACAGCCGGTAGAACCGATGATTTTGGGCCTACTTATCCGGGTAATAGTCCGGGTATTGGTCATAAATTGAAGGAGAATAATGAAATAGTCGACGCGTTTAAAGATGACTTCAAGCCTATGACACCAGGACATAGTCTCGGCTCTGGATATGTTGTCAACAATGGGCCTAAGGCGTAG